Below is a window of Rariglobus hedericola DNA.
CGCTTCGCGAGGAAGCCGATTACAACCTGTCGGTGCCAACGGATACCTGGACCAAGTGGGAGGCTGACGTCCGCGGACCTTACAACGCGCTCGGTCCGGTTTACACCAACCTCAAACGATTCGATGATCTCTGCCAGTTTCTCGTTCAACAACTCGACGCCCGTGAAACCGCCCAGCCTGCGGATGCGCCCATCATCAAAAACCTGAAAGCCGAACTCGCCGCGATGATCGACGAAACGAACAAGGACAACGCGCTTTCCATCGGCGAAAATCTGCTTTTTTTCACGGCAGGCGATGTAGTGTTCGCACGCGAGCAACGCGCCAAATCCGAAGCCCGTGCGTTGCTCGACGCGGCCAAAACTCCCGCAGACGTGCTCGTCGCGACCGACGCTGCGTTACTCGCCGGTGATAAGTCCTCCGCCACCTTGCGCCGCCGCCACGCCACCGCGCTCGAGCTCAAGAATCTCAACGAAGCCCTGTTCTCCGGCGCCCGCGCCTTCGTCCGAGAGTGGGTCGGCCCGGAAACCGGCCTTGATCGCGAACTCGAACCGGACACCCAAGCGTTGCTGGTCAGTTTGGAGACGCTTGCCGCGCAGGTTGACGCCGAGGTCGCGAGCGCCGCCGCCTCGTGGCAATCCGCCGATCCCGCCCGCGCTTTCGAACAATTGGACCACGCCCTCACCGCCAATCCCGCCCACGCCGCCGGCTGGATGTTGCGCTGGCAATGGGCCTCGCAGGCGCGTGACGAAAATTCCGCGTCGATCGCCCTTCAGCATTGGTGGCGCCTCGATTCCATCGAAACGCTGAACACCAGCGCCGCGTTCGCCACCGCCACCAGCGCCGGTTCTTGGGATCTACTTTTCTCCCTTGCAGACAACCGCATCGCTAACGACCCGACCGATATCGAGGCCCACCTTTTCCGAACGTTCGCGGCCATCGCCTGCGACCGACTCGCCGTGGCGCAAAGTTCCCTGCCCTTGCTGGAAGTCTCCCTTGATAGCGCCACCGGAAAACTCGTCGCATCGATTCTCGCCGAACTCTCCAACGCGCCAGTCGACAAAAAGAAAAGCGCTCTATCATCCGCCAACGAACTCCTCGTCACGCCGCAGAAACCCGCCGGCACCGAGCTCTGGTCGGTGTATCAAACCCACCTGCTCGGCGCCAACGCCGGGCCCAACGCGCTTCCCGGCATCTCCTCCGCCACCGCACACGCCGAACTGCTCGCCGGTCGCCTCAGTCCTACCGACTACTCGCAACGCGTGCGCGGCACGCCGGAAGAGCCCGCCTCCAAATGGTTGTCCGCCCTGATCGCACGCAAAGCCGGCCCCTCCGAAAAAACCACCACGCTCCTCGCCGACGCCGCCCGTGATACCTCGCTGCCGCTGGTTTTCCGCGTGATCGCCCAACGTCAGGCCATGCTGGATCGCGGTGAATCACCAGCCCCATCGCTACGTCGCGGCGATTCGTTTTTCCCCGATCCCAAAGCAACTGCGGCCGACAAAACCGGCTTTGGTTCCGCCCCCGGCCAGGAAGTCGCCCTCACCGGACCGCTCGACTTGGGCGCCTGGCCGATGGAGCGCCCCTTGCGCCTTCGCGGCATCACCGACTCAGCCGCGAAGTTCACCAGCACGAAGGCTCCTGACTTCGCGTTCACCAAAAACGAGAAAACCGCCCGGTGGAACCGCAACCCTAAGAAAAAAACGCCACCCACTCGCCTCTGGGAATTCCGCGATCTCGCGTTGAGCGGAACGTTCAAACGGTTAGATGAAATGATCTCCAAGCAGAAATTCGCGGGCTCGCTTATTCTCGACGGCTCCAATCTGCGCCTGAATAGCGTGGCGCTTCAACTGCCCGGCGTCGCTCGTCTGAATAACGCTTCAGGCGCGATATCGTATATCCTGCAAACCCCGGACTCGGTCATGATTTTGAACGATGTCGATATTTCCATTTTCCAAGCCGAGGTCAGCGGCCGGTTAAACATCAACCGAGGGCAGTTGAAACACACCGGCGCGATTACGGTGCACACCACCGGCTCGCTGGACGTGAGCGACGTCAGCCTGACGGGCAAGCTCCCGTGGGCCACGCAACCCGGCGCGCGTTCAAGCCTGAAAAACGTGGTCGCGATCAACAACTCAACCTGGCCCGCCACGTTGCCCGCCGGCTGGTCGCTGCAAAACACCCGCATCGTCGGCCCCGTGGAAAAAGCCGCCAAAGCCGTCATCGCCCTCCCCGCGCCCAACACGGCCGAACTCTGGGTGCTGGCCGCACCGGGAACCGCGCCCACCGCCACGTTCGCCACCTTGGACGAACTGCAAGCTGCCTTGGACACTTCGGCTCCCGGCTCCGTGCTCGCCCTCGCGCCGGGCAAACATCGACTCCGCAGCCCGCTCATCATGCCCCCGGGCATTACGATCACCGGCACGGGTTCGGAGATCGGTGTCTCCCGCGGCTTCTCCAACGTCTTTGTTTTTAGAGGCCCGGGCGCATCCAGTCTGCGCGCCGTCACTGCGCTGGTTGACGAGGTGCCCGGCCCCGGTGGATCGATCTACTCCGACATGACGCCCAAAACCGCCCTTCACCTTGACGAAGGCACCTGGGTCTTCGTCAGCCGCGGTAATTTCTACAACTGGAGTTCCCACGTCCACACCGCCTTCGTGGTAATGCCCGGTGCCCAGCTCGACCTGGCGGAAACCACCATGGCCGGCAAAGAACGCGTCGAACCGCGTGGCATCGTCCGCAATGACAAAGTCCCCGCGAAATCCCTCTCGGGCCTCCGCGAGATCGTGGCCCGGCGCACGCGCGAGGATTTGTGGGCGCGCGCCGCGTTGCAATTCACCCAACGCTTCGACGCCGCCCGCACCGCTGGCGAACGTGAAGGAATCACCCGCGTTTACGTGAGACAGATCGCCGAGGCCGGTAAGTTAACGGGCTCTACGACCGCGCAAAACACCCGCCAGATCGCCACCCCGCTGGCGCCGCGCATGGCGAAATTCCCCGTCGAAGTCGGCAGCCTCAACGGTTTGGTCTGGGGGGCCGGCGATCCCGATGCGGCGATCCTGCGCGAAGTTTACGGCCCCACCGTCCTCGGCTACCTCAATCAATTCTCGAAGGCCTTCACCATCGCCCAAGACGCCGGCAAAGTTCAGGAAGTCGAGACCGCGTTGAGCTTCCTCCTCGCCTATCCCGCCGGCAGCGAAAACTACGGGCCCGCCATGAATGCATTCAAACGAGGCCTCACCGTCGGCCAGTTCGAAGCCCAGATGATCGCGGACAAAAAAGCCGCCGCCGACCTGGCTGCGGCCCTGGCTCGTCAACGCGAACAAGACGCCCGCTACGCCAGTCAATACCCGTCCACCTACAGAGCGAGTTCCACACGCTCCTCGGGTTCAAGTTACAGCGCCCCGACCTACAGTGCCCCGCCCCTGGCTCCGGCTTGGAAACCCAGCGAAAGTTACCAAATGCAGGTCTACCGTCACAACCTCGACGTCCAGATCTCGCGTGCCGTCGGCCGCTAAATTGGACTGATCCCCCTCCGAAATGTAGGGGCGAGGCTAGCCCCCGTATTCCGGACCGTCCTCCGCTCAACTCTAGACTCTAAAACTTCCGCCTCCGCCCTCCGTCGCCCGCTCCGTCCTCTGTATTCCGTATTCAGTCCTCCGTCCTACACCATCCGTCCTCTGTCTTTCGTCCTCCGTCCGCCCCTTCTTAAACTTCATCTTCAAACTTCATCTGGCGGTGCCGCCCACGCCCGCCTTCCGTCACACGTCCAACGGACTCCTCACGCCGAGCCCCGGCTTCTGCATCACATGCAGATATTTCTGGGTCGTCTCAACACTCTCGTGTCCCAGCAAATCCTGCACGGTCCGGATATCTACGCCATTCTCCCGCGTAAAAAGGCTGCGCCTCACGCGGCTCCAGTTAACCGAGTGTAGCGAAAACTTCTTACGCCAATTCTTCGGACACCCGGAACGGCTTCTCCACAAAATGGGCCCGACACTGTTTTTGCAGCAAACGGCGACCTGCGCCGCTTTTCAAAAACTCCTCTCGTCCCTTTGCATCGGTCTCACATGTATAAGCTTCGTAATAAATCAAAGCCCAAGGACCTCTATAAGACGTAGAAAATGCCATTCCCGACTTATGTTCCGCCAACCGCCGCCGCAAATTAGCGGAATAACCGATATACAAACCACCATCTGATTCCGACTGGAGCACATAAACATAAAGCATAGGCGCAAGCAGCAGGAATTAAACCGCGTGGGCGAAGCCTTTTACGCGGCCATCAACCCGCCCGTTCCCTCCGTCAGCGCCAGGAATTTCCGCACCTCCTCCTTCCCAAGCACCTCTGGCAACTTTTTGCCTCTCCGCGCCCGCGCCGTCTCCTCCATGTCACCCAGCGGCCTCACCAACACCCGCTTGAAGAAAAACAACAGCGCCGAAAATGCCTGGTTCTGCGAACTCGCCGCCACTCGCCGCGTCAGCGCCAGATACTCCAGATAACGCTGCACCTGCTTTTCGCCCAGTTCCTCCGCCGACACCGGCCCCGTATAAAGTAAAAACCTCCTCAGATGCTCGATATACGTCTGCTCCGTGCGGATTGAATAATGATTCACCCGGATCGCCCGCCGCAGTCCGTCGATCCACGCCTCCAACTCCACCGGCGCACCCTTCGGCGACACCTCCCCTTGAGCCGACACCAAAGTCCCGTTCACCCCGCTCGCCTTCACCCGATACCGCAATACCCAGCCCCCGGGCCCCGCCATCGGATTCGATTTCTGCCCTCCGTATTCCGTCATCGGTTCTCCGTCCGTTGCTTTCACCCAACGCCACCGTTCCGTCCCTCGACCAAACAAAATCAATGCCTGCTTTAACTGATCCACCTGCCAATCCGCAGGCTTCGACTGCATGAAGAACGAAAGGTAAGCTTCTACAGCCACAGGGAATTCTAAAAGCTCGCCATGCTTTCGCGTATGATTCACAAAACGCTCCATGTGGTGCCCGAGCCAAAACGCCTCTTTGTCTGACACCTCAGCCCCGGCAGCCTCCAAAATCCGCCGCACCGCATCCTTCGGCTTTAAATCTCCCTTTGCCGTGTGTGTTTTTGCCTCCTCTGCCGATTGATTTGTTTTCATACCGCCAAAAAGCAAATAGTATGCCCAAAAACCAATTCCCTTTTCTCTGTCTTTGCAGGCTTAAGCCCTGCAAAAGCTCACTTTTTTCCGCCTAAACAACGTTCGGCAAAGAAATGCTTTCTCTGATTACAGGCATCGCAGTATTCGCACTCGGAATTTTCGGGTGTTACTACGGCTTCAAAAAAGACGGAAAAGCAGTATATCGATGGACCGGGATTGGACTTATTATTTTCAGCATTTGGATAGTTATTCCAGAAATCGCAGACATTCACATGCGG
It encodes the following:
- a CDS encoding tyrosine-type recombinase/integrase, producing MWRSRSGCPKNWRKKFSLHSVNWSRVRRSLFTRENGVDIRTVQDLLGHESVETTQKYLHVMQKPGLGVRSPLDV
- a CDS encoding GIY-YIG nuclease family protein, with protein sequence MLYVYVLQSESDGGLYIGYSANLRRRLAEHKSGMAFSTSYRGPWALIYYEAYTCETDAKGREEFLKSGAGRRLLQKQCRAHFVEKPFRVSEELA
- a CDS encoding site-specific integrase, translated to MKTNQSAEEAKTHTAKGDLKPKDAVRRILEAAGAEVSDKEAFWLGHHMERFVNHTRKHGELLEFPVAVEAYLSFFMQSKPADWQVDQLKQALILFGRGTERWRWVKATDGEPMTEYGGQKSNPMAGPGGWVLRYRVKASGVNGTLVSAQGEVSPKGAPVELEAWIDGLRRAIRVNHYSIRTEQTYIEHLRRFLLYTGPVSAEELGEKQVQRYLEYLALTRRVAASSQNQAFSALLFFFKRVLVRPLGDMEETARARRGKKLPEVLGKEEVRKFLALTEGTGGLMAA